Proteins from a single region of Belliella baltica DSM 15883:
- a CDS encoding peroxiredoxin family protein, whose protein sequence is MKKIYWSLIILVFGLISCEREDNSNVSLEGVWHAELEMSPDVLPFGLELIQSGEKWSAVLINAEERLEIEGIHVSADSVWIPLGIFDSDIKAKITESGDLEGSYMRNYASDYKMSFYATKGATQRFTTSAKPNLDFSGRWKTVFQDDNGKTYDAIAILEQKGDQLTGTFLTALGDYRYLEGNVSGSTFYLSAFDGSHAFFFQGDVLDDGSLQGRFRSGPRYKETFIAVRDEEFELPDAGSLTYLKEGYETLDFTFPDTDGKMVSIQDEQFKDKVILVQLFGTWCPNCMDETKYLAPWYEQNKDRGIEIIGLAFESKPDFDYASKRVINAAERLGANHTFLIAGVSNKEKASEALPALNSVVAFPTLIYIDHQGKVRHIHTGFNGPGTGGLYDRWIEEHESLVNGLLGEG, encoded by the coding sequence ATGAAAAAAATATATTGGTCTCTTATTATCTTGGTTTTTGGGTTAATAAGCTGTGAAAGAGAAGATAATTCAAATGTTTCTTTGGAAGGAGTCTGGCATGCAGAATTGGAGATGTCTCCTGATGTGTTGCCCTTCGGACTGGAGTTGATCCAAAGTGGGGAAAAGTGGAGTGCTGTCTTGATCAACGCAGAAGAAAGATTGGAAATAGAGGGGATTCACGTGAGTGCGGATTCAGTTTGGATTCCTTTGGGGATTTTTGATTCAGACATCAAAGCGAAGATTACTGAAAGTGGAGACTTGGAAGGTAGCTATATGAGAAACTATGCTTCGGATTACAAAATGTCTTTTTACGCTACCAAGGGTGCAACTCAGCGTTTTACAACTTCAGCGAAACCAAATCTTGATTTTTCGGGTAGATGGAAGACTGTTTTTCAGGATGATAATGGAAAAACTTATGATGCTATTGCCATTTTGGAGCAAAAAGGAGATCAGTTGACAGGGACATTTTTGACAGCTTTGGGAGATTATAGATATCTGGAAGGCAATGTCAGCGGGAGTACATTTTACCTGAGTGCTTTTGATGGAAGTCATGCCTTCTTTTTCCAAGGAGATGTGCTAGATGATGGCTCTCTCCAAGGTAGATTTAGAAGTGGTCCAAGGTATAAAGAGACATTTATTGCAGTACGAGACGAGGAGTTTGAGCTCCCTGATGCTGGAAGCTTAACCTATTTGAAAGAAGGTTATGAAACCTTGGACTTTACTTTTCCAGATACCGATGGGAAAATGGTGAGTATCCAAGACGAGCAATTCAAAGACAAAGTAATCTTGGTACAGCTATTTGGTACTTGGTGCCCAAACTGCATGGATGAAACCAAATACCTAGCTCCTTGGTATGAACAAAACAAAGACCGAGGAATAGAAATCATCGGCTTGGCATTCGAGAGCAAGCCTGACTTTGACTATGCAAGTAAGCGGGTAATAAATGCTGCTGAGCGCCTGGGAGCAAATCATACTTTCCTGATCGCAGGAGTAAGCAACAAAGAAAAAGCATCCGAAGCACTCCCTGCCCTCAACAGCGTAGTAGCCTTCCCTACTCTTATCTATATCGATCACCAAGGCAAAGTCCGTCATATCCACACCGGCTTCAACGGGCCAGGCACTGGAGGACTATATGATAGATGGATTGAAGAACATGAAAGTTTGGTGAATGGACTTTTGGGGGAGGGGTGA
- a CDS encoding division/cell wall cluster transcriptional repressor MraZ, whose product MGMFNSRYECKVDAKGRLALPAKIKAAIPESNGSELYLRYGDDGCLALYTEVEFKKLYNQINSLSDRDPVLRKIKRSFFDGLVTVELDNAGRFLIPKNFMAFASIEKDAYVIGLGSYVEIWSPEKYENNVVSDQAELSELMDKYLS is encoded by the coding sequence ATGGGAATGTTTAACAGTCGGTACGAATGCAAGGTTGACGCCAAAGGTCGTCTGGCATTGCCCGCCAAGATCAAGGCGGCAATTCCGGAGTCCAATGGGAGTGAACTGTATCTCCGATATGGGGACGATGGCTGTCTTGCGCTTTACACGGAAGTGGAATTCAAAAAACTTTACAATCAAATCAACTCACTTTCTGATCGTGATCCTGTTTTGAGAAAAATCAAAAGGAGTTTTTTTGATGGGTTAGTAACTGTGGAGTTGGACAATGCGGGAAGATTTTTGATTCCCAAAAATTTTATGGCCTTCGCTAGCATCGAAAAAGATGCCTACGTGATCGGGCTAGGCTCCTATGTAGAAATATGGAGTCCTGAAAAATATGAAAATAATGTAGTGTCGGATCAAGCAGAGCTTTCCGAGTTGATGGATAAATATCTCTCTTAA
- the rsmH gene encoding 16S rRNA (cytosine(1402)-N(4))-methyltransferase RsmH, translated as MADQVYHIPVMLFECIEGLAINPNGIYVDLTFGGGGHSREILKQLDKGHLYGFDQDVDAEANIPDSKNFTFVSANFRDLKKYLRLYGVTQVDGILADLGISSHQIDEPSRGFSTRFEGDLDMRMSNSMELSAKDVLNTYEEGKLHKIFGIYGEIKNAKTLAQAVVSHRAAEPFVTIEGFKAVLQKFAPRGREFKYFAQVFQALRIEVNDELGALEEMLLQTIEVLKPEGRLVVMSYHSLEDRLVKNFITKGKFQGEVEKDFYGNLIRPLEPITRKAVTASAEELVLNNRSRSAKLRIAKKV; from the coding sequence ATGGCTGATCAAGTGTACCATATCCCTGTGATGCTTTTTGAATGCATTGAAGGATTGGCTATCAATCCCAATGGGATCTATGTAGATCTCACATTTGGGGGTGGAGGTCATTCTCGGGAAATACTGAAGCAACTGGACAAAGGTCATCTCTATGGTTTTGATCAAGATGTGGATGCGGAAGCAAATATTCCTGATAGTAAGAATTTCACTTTCGTATCTGCGAATTTCAGGGATTTGAAAAAATACCTGCGCTTATACGGTGTGACGCAAGTAGATGGGATTTTGGCGGATTTAGGAATTTCTTCCCACCAAATAGACGAGCCGAGTCGAGGTTTTTCGACAAGGTTTGAAGGCGATTTGGACATGCGGATGAGTAATTCCATGGAACTGTCTGCCAAAGACGTCCTCAACACTTACGAAGAAGGAAAACTTCATAAGATCTTTGGGATTTATGGAGAGATCAAAAACGCCAAAACACTAGCACAAGCGGTCGTCTCTCACAGAGCTGCAGAACCATTTGTGACGATAGAAGGATTCAAGGCGGTATTACAGAAATTCGCCCCGAGAGGAAGGGAATTCAAATATTTCGCGCAGGTTTTTCAAGCACTACGCATAGAAGTCAACGATGAACTGGGAGCACTTGAGGAGATGCTTTTGCAAACCATCGAAGTGTTGAAGCCGGAAGGCAGATTGGTGGTCATGAGTTATCATTCGCTTGAAGACCGTTTGGTGAAGAATTTCATTACCAAAGGGAAATTTCAGGGAGAAGTAGAAAAGGATTTCTACGGAAATCTGATCAGACCACTAGAACCGATCACGAGGAAGGCGGTCACAGCTTCTGCTGAAGAGTTGGTTTTGAACAACAGATCGAGAAGTGCCAAATTGAGGATTGCCAAAAAAGTATAG
- a CDS encoding FtsL-like putative cell division protein, translating into MSQNTFKKKIKQGSTPGGKKKTLFTLIEEKLNVTGLLGEGIPVKFGPPFFFAAFLAMIYIWSNHRADNMIRKIEKMQQEVEDLRADVTTLEAEYMLSSKQSEVAKKIQPLGIYEIDEPPIKIKYKK; encoded by the coding sequence ATGAGTCAGAACACTTTCAAAAAGAAAATCAAGCAAGGATCTACTCCGGGGGGTAAGAAGAAAACTCTTTTTACACTGATCGAAGAGAAGCTCAATGTGACTGGACTTCTTGGAGAAGGGATTCCAGTCAAATTCGGACCTCCGTTTTTCTTTGCTGCATTCTTGGCCATGATCTACATCTGGAGCAATCACCGCGCAGACAATATGATCCGCAAAATCGAAAAGATGCAGCAGGAAGTCGAAGACCTTCGCGCTGACGTGACGACGCTCGAAGCTGAATATATGTTGAGCAGCAAGCAGTCAGAAGTAGCCAAGAAAATACAGCCTTTGGGCATTTATGAAATTGACGAACCACCGATAAAAATTAAATATAAGAAGTGA
- a CDS encoding penicillin-binding protein yields the protein MNIKRSIVLRVRIAFILVFLFAGLIFYRIAHLQFVEGDKWQAKSESLNFQFRQVSATRGNIYAADGSLLSTSLPFYRVVIDPVVAKEEIFNKGIDSLAYMLSSFYKDKSTDSYKRAIKDARANGKRYLILNRRQVGYQDMQAMSKWPIFRNGRLSGGVIFEKVEKRYRPFNNLANRTVGYINEDKYGAGIEYSFNEYLEGQNGKALFQRIAGGSWKPVFDAEDVKPDDGFDVLTTLDVNIQDVAESALLKQLIAKDAAFGSVIVMEVATGKIQAIANLEKNAGGRGYGENYNYAIGDQGLTEPGSTFKLLSMLALLEEGKINLNDSIETGNGTFRFYDRIMRDAKNGGYGTITIKDAFEKSSNVAISKLVEVNFGHQPKKFISYIEKAGLDKPIGFQLKGEGAPYFKNPEDKYWYGTTLPWMSIGYETKLTPLHTLMFYNAVANGGKMVKPMIVQGIARGNKLEKNFETEVIRKSIASDKTIKQLQMLLQGVVDNGTAKNIYNADYKIAGKTGTAQKLIDGRYTQLYYTSFAGYFPADNPKYSAIVVIDSPKGFAAYGGDISAPVFKEIADKIYAQDLEINVKSQPKFQFADMKTDEFPFIQAGKVDELQLLCNKFGISNHYNNEGDESWVKSSVSNKSIQWKANKVEAPTVPDVSGLSLRDALYVLENKGLRVVYEGKGRVRNQSMTPGMTIYENTVIKLVLG from the coding sequence GTGAATATAAAACGTTCCATAGTACTGAGAGTAAGAATCGCCTTTATCCTGGTGTTCTTATTTGCTGGGTTGATCTTTTACAGGATCGCCCATTTGCAGTTTGTGGAGGGTGACAAATGGCAGGCGAAATCCGAGAGCCTCAATTTTCAATTTAGACAGGTAAGCGCTACCCGTGGAAATATTTACGCGGCCGATGGAAGCTTGCTTTCTACCAGTTTGCCTTTTTATAGAGTTGTCATTGACCCCGTAGTGGCCAAAGAAGAGATTTTCAACAAAGGAATAGACTCACTTGCTTACATGTTATCGTCTTTTTATAAAGACAAATCAACAGACTCTTACAAAAGAGCGATCAAGGATGCGCGAGCCAATGGCAAACGTTATTTGATCTTGAACAGACGTCAAGTAGGTTATCAGGATATGCAAGCCATGAGCAAATGGCCTATTTTCCGTAATGGAAGATTGTCAGGAGGAGTGATTTTTGAAAAAGTTGAAAAGCGCTACCGACCATTCAATAACTTGGCAAACCGTACCGTAGGTTATATCAATGAAGATAAATATGGAGCAGGTATCGAATACAGCTTCAATGAGTACTTGGAGGGTCAAAATGGGAAAGCTTTATTCCAAAGAATTGCTGGAGGGAGTTGGAAGCCAGTTTTTGATGCGGAAGATGTAAAGCCTGACGATGGATTTGATGTACTGACTACGCTGGATGTAAATATTCAGGATGTGGCAGAATCTGCTCTGCTTAAGCAATTGATTGCTAAAGATGCAGCTTTTGGTTCTGTGATTGTTATGGAAGTGGCAACTGGAAAAATCCAAGCAATTGCCAATCTTGAAAAGAATGCTGGAGGAAGAGGTTATGGTGAAAATTACAACTACGCAATTGGAGATCAAGGATTGACTGAACCAGGATCTACTTTCAAGCTTTTGTCTATGCTGGCACTTTTGGAAGAGGGAAAAATCAACTTGAATGATTCCATTGAAACTGGAAATGGTACTTTCAGATTTTATGACCGCATCATGCGCGACGCCAAAAACGGCGGTTATGGTACCATTACGATCAAAGATGCTTTTGAGAAATCTTCCAACGTTGCAATCTCCAAACTGGTAGAGGTAAACTTCGGTCATCAGCCAAAGAAATTTATTAGCTACATCGAGAAAGCTGGCTTGGACAAGCCAATAGGATTTCAACTAAAAGGAGAAGGAGCACCATATTTCAAAAATCCTGAGGATAAATATTGGTACGGAACCACCTTGCCATGGATGTCTATCGGCTATGAAACCAAACTCACGCCGCTTCATACCTTGATGTTTTACAATGCTGTTGCCAATGGTGGGAAAATGGTCAAGCCAATGATCGTTCAGGGGATTGCAAGAGGGAATAAATTGGAGAAAAATTTTGAGACAGAAGTGATCAGAAAAAGTATCGCTTCGGATAAGACCATCAAGCAACTTCAAATGCTATTGCAAGGGGTAGTTGATAATGGTACTGCCAAAAATATATACAATGCAGATTATAAAATTGCTGGTAAAACAGGGACAGCTCAGAAATTGATTGACGGAAGATATACCCAATTGTATTACACTTCCTTTGCAGGCTATTTTCCTGCTGACAATCCTAAGTACTCTGCCATCGTAGTGATTGACAGTCCTAAGGGCTTTGCGGCATATGGAGGGGATATTTCTGCACCAGTTTTCAAGGAAATAGCAGATAAGATCTATGCTCAAGATTTAGAGATCAATGTGAAGAGTCAGCCAAAATTCCAGTTTGCTGATATGAAAACAGACGAATTTCCATTTATCCAAGCAGGCAAAGTTGATGAATTACAGTTGCTCTGCAACAAGTTTGGCATTTCCAATCACTACAACAATGAAGGAGACGAAAGTTGGGTAAAATCTTCAGTGAGTAACAAATCTATTCAATGGAAAGCGAATAAAGTAGAAGCCCCAACAGTCCCAGATGTGAGTGGACTTTCTTTGAGAGACGCACTTTATGTTTTGGAAAACAAAGGTCTGAGAGTGGTTTACGAAGGGAAAGGAAGAGTAAGAAATCAGTCTATGACTCCCGGAATGACCATTTATGAAAATACAGTAATCAAATTAGTATTAGGTTAA
- a CDS encoding UDP-N-acetylmuramoyl-L-alanyl-D-glutamate--2,6-diaminopimelate ligase: protein MKILKDILYKVSLNSTIGNMDRRISELVFDSRKVVEDSVFVAISGTQVDGHVFIDAALDKGAKVIVCETLPEVLHEEITYVQVVNSARALGIMAANYYENPSEKLKIVAVTGTNGKTTTATLLYQLFIEMGYVVGLLSTVENKISGKVIPSTHTTPDALSMQSLLKEMVDEGCTHCFMEASSHAIVQERTAGIKLTGAVFTNITHDHLDYHGTFDEYIKAKKKLFDELPKDAFALINADDKRAMVMLQNTKATRQSFGLKYPADFKAKILTNALEGLELDINGRQVWFRMIGEFNAYNLLGVLATAVLLGEDEEEILMQLSKVEGAQGRFDKIAIAGITAIVDYAHTPDALENVLKTIQGVRSGGEQVITIVGCGGNRDKTKRPIMAKIATQLSDKVILTSDNPRDEDPMTILKEMEAGINPVDFKKTMIIEDRREAIKTAGIMANKGDIILIAGKGHETYQEIKGVKHLFDDRAVVKELLNLLNQ from the coding sequence ATGAAGATATTAAAAGACATACTCTATAAAGTTTCACTCAATTCTACCATAGGAAATATGGATAGGAGAATCAGTGAGCTTGTTTTTGATAGCCGAAAGGTGGTTGAGGACAGTGTCTTTGTTGCCATCAGCGGAACACAGGTTGATGGTCATGTCTTTATCGATGCAGCCTTGGACAAGGGAGCAAAAGTGATCGTTTGCGAGACTTTACCGGAAGTTCTACATGAAGAAATCACCTACGTTCAAGTGGTGAATTCAGCCCGAGCATTGGGCATCATGGCTGCTAATTATTATGAAAATCCATCTGAAAAGTTGAAGATCGTGGCGGTGACGGGTACCAATGGTAAAACCACAACCGCCACACTTCTCTATCAGTTGTTTATAGAAATGGGCTATGTCGTTGGCCTTTTGTCCACTGTGGAAAATAAGATCAGCGGTAAAGTTATTCCATCCACACACACCACCCCAGATGCTTTGAGCATGCAAAGTTTGCTCAAAGAAATGGTTGATGAAGGTTGTACGCATTGTTTTATGGAAGCAAGTTCGCATGCAATCGTTCAGGAAAGAACAGCAGGAATCAAATTGACCGGAGCTGTTTTTACCAATATCACACATGATCATTTGGACTATCACGGGACTTTTGACGAGTACATCAAAGCGAAGAAAAAACTGTTTGATGAATTGCCGAAAGATGCCTTTGCTCTCATCAATGCGGATGACAAAAGAGCCATGGTGATGCTCCAAAATACCAAAGCAACACGCCAGTCTTTTGGGTTGAAATATCCCGCAGATTTCAAAGCGAAAATCCTCACCAATGCACTTGAAGGTTTAGAGTTGGATATCAATGGAAGGCAAGTTTGGTTTCGCATGATTGGCGAATTCAATGCTTACAATCTTCTTGGTGTTTTGGCAACCGCCGTTTTACTTGGAGAGGATGAGGAAGAAATCCTGATGCAACTTTCTAAGGTAGAAGGTGCTCAAGGAAGATTTGATAAAATAGCTATAGCAGGGATTACTGCAATCGTCGATTATGCGCATACGCCGGATGCTTTGGAAAATGTACTCAAAACCATTCAGGGTGTTCGTTCTGGAGGTGAGCAAGTAATTACAATAGTTGGATGTGGCGGAAACCGAGATAAAACCAAACGTCCTATTATGGCGAAAATCGCCACGCAATTGAGCGATAAGGTTATTCTGACTTCTGACAATCCACGTGATGAAGATCCAATGACAATATTGAAAGAAATGGAAGCAGGAATTAATCCTGTTGATTTCAAAAAAACCATGATTATCGAGGATAGGAGAGAAGCCATCAAGACAGCAGGAATCATGGCAAATAAGGGAGATATTATTCTGATTGCCGGTAAAGGGCATGAAACCTATCAAGAAATTAAAGGTGTGAAACACCTTTTTGATGACAGGGCAGTGGTGAAGGAATTGTTAAACCTATTGAACCAATAA
- the mraY gene encoding phospho-N-acetylmuramoyl-pentapeptide-transferase: MLYPIFEYFDQVLDIPGTGVFRYISFRAGMAALVSLIITITFGKNIINWIRNKQIGETVRDLGLEGQNEKKGTPTMGGLMIMAGIIIPTLLFANINNIYIILLLITTVWLGGIGFLDDYIKVFRKNKEGLAGRFKIIGQIVIGIVVGATLYFHEGVVVREFTNPVSIEQGMVETPAFKDVKTMKTTIPFMKDNELNYEKIFGFLGDSATPIFYILIVIFIVTAVSNGANITDGIDGLAAGTSAIIGLTIAIFAYISGNAIFSQYLNVFFIPNSGELVIFCAAFVGACVGFLWYNSYPAQVFMGDTGSLMLGGVIAVLSFALRKELLIPVLCGIFVIENASVIIQVSYFKYTKKKYGEGRRVFLMSPLHHHYQKKNIHEAKIVTRFWILGILLAIITLATLKLR, from the coding sequence ATGTTATACCCAATTTTCGAATATTTCGACCAAGTATTGGATATCCCAGGAACGGGTGTGTTTCGCTATATCTCTTTCAGAGCAGGGATGGCAGCGCTTGTTTCTTTGATCATCACAATCACTTTTGGGAAGAATATTATCAATTGGATCAGAAATAAGCAGATTGGTGAGACGGTAAGGGACTTGGGTCTGGAAGGTCAAAATGAGAAAAAAGGCACACCAACAATGGGTGGTTTGATGATCATGGCAGGGATTATTATCCCGACTTTACTCTTCGCCAATATCAACAATATTTACATCATTCTTTTGCTGATAACTACCGTTTGGTTAGGAGGAATTGGCTTCTTGGATGATTATATTAAGGTTTTCAGAAAAAATAAGGAAGGTTTAGCTGGAAGGTTCAAAATCATTGGACAGATAGTCATTGGAATTGTTGTTGGTGCTACGCTTTATTTTCATGAAGGAGTTGTCGTTCGTGAATTCACCAATCCTGTATCTATCGAACAGGGAATGGTAGAAACTCCTGCATTCAAGGATGTAAAGACGATGAAGACGACCATTCCTTTTATGAAGGATAATGAGTTGAATTACGAGAAGATTTTCGGATTCTTGGGAGATTCAGCTACACCGATTTTCTACATTCTAATCGTGATTTTCATCGTGACAGCAGTATCCAATGGTGCGAATATCACAGATGGAATTGACGGACTTGCAGCGGGAACTTCAGCTATTATTGGGTTGACGATTGCGATTTTCGCCTACATTTCTGGCAACGCTATATTTTCTCAATACTTGAATGTTTTCTTCATTCCGAATTCTGGCGAATTGGTAATTTTCTGTGCTGCTTTTGTCGGCGCTTGTGTCGGTTTCTTGTGGTACAATTCCTACCCAGCACAGGTTTTTATGGGAGATACTGGAAGTTTGATGTTGGGTGGAGTGATTGCTGTTTTGTCTTTTGCTTTAAGAAAAGAATTATTGATCCCTGTGCTTTGTGGAATTTTCGTGATAGAAAATGCATCTGTAATCATTCAGGTATCCTATTTTAAATATACCAAGAAAAAATACGGGGAAGGTAGGAGAGTATTCTTAATGTCTCCATTGCATCACCATTATCAAAAGAAAAATATTCACGAAGCGAAGATTGTGACGAGGTTTTGGATTCTAGGAATTCTACTTGCCATTATCACCCTTGCAACATTGAAATTAAGATAA
- the murD gene encoding UDP-N-acetylmuramoyl-L-alanine--D-glutamate ligase gives MNKKIVILGAGESGLGAALLAKQQGYAVWVSDMAMISDARKSILVEAEIPFEEGKHTEEKILSADEVIKSPGIPSKAPIVKAIVEKGIPVIDELEFAFRFSKGKVIAITGTNGKTTTTLLTYHLLQKAGLDVGLAGNVGKSWAGQLVEQDRAWWVIEVSSFQIDGFVDFKPAIAILTNITPDHLDRYDYKLENYIASKVSLFKNMESDDLAIYYADDLNIHNGLVKAPISASLATISTSKPVEKGGYFNGNTILLKHAGRSMKIESSEVVLKGAHNMQNVMCAVLAALAVGAEEKQILAGLKDFKNAPHRMEFVEEIKGITFINDSKGTNVDATAYALESFEESLVWIAGGVDKGNDYSVLFPVVEDQVKALICLGVDNEKLKSAFAGKVQKIKETEDIAQAVAWGLEYGERGDVVLLSPACASFDLFKNYEDRGDQFKSAVKALKSKQS, from the coding sequence ATGAATAAGAAGATAGTCATACTAGGAGCCGGAGAAAGTGGTTTGGGAGCAGCATTGCTCGCAAAGCAGCAGGGTTATGCGGTATGGGTATCGGATATGGCAATGATAAGTGATGCCAGAAAATCCATTTTGGTCGAAGCTGAGATTCCTTTTGAAGAGGGAAAACATACGGAGGAAAAAATTCTCTCTGCAGATGAAGTAATTAAAAGTCCTGGCATTCCTTCCAAAGCACCGATTGTGAAAGCAATTGTGGAAAAAGGTATTCCTGTGATAGATGAATTGGAATTTGCCTTCAGATTTTCTAAAGGAAAAGTAATTGCAATCACCGGAACTAACGGAAAAACCACCACAACTCTATTGACTTACCATTTGCTTCAAAAAGCAGGTTTGGACGTGGGTTTGGCAGGAAATGTCGGTAAAAGCTGGGCAGGTCAGTTGGTGGAGCAAGACAGAGCATGGTGGGTGATTGAGGTGAGCAGTTTTCAGATTGATGGTTTTGTAGATTTCAAGCCTGCTATCGCGATCTTGACTAACATCACTCCTGATCATTTGGATCGATATGATTACAAACTGGAAAATTACATCGCTTCAAAAGTGTCTTTATTCAAAAATATGGAATCCGATGATCTAGCGATCTATTACGCTGATGATTTGAATATTCACAATGGCTTGGTAAAAGCGCCAATTTCAGCAAGTTTAGCCACCATCTCAACTTCAAAACCTGTCGAAAAAGGTGGTTATTTCAATGGAAATACAATTTTGCTAAAGCATGCTGGAAGGTCGATGAAAATTGAAAGTTCAGAAGTAGTGCTCAAGGGAGCGCATAACATGCAAAATGTGATGTGTGCAGTATTGGCAGCATTGGCAGTAGGCGCTGAGGAAAAGCAAATTCTTGCTGGATTGAAAGATTTCAAAAATGCACCTCACAGAATGGAGTTTGTGGAAGAAATCAAAGGAATCACCTTTATCAATGACAGCAAAGGGACCAATGTCGATGCGACAGCATATGCATTGGAGAGTTTTGAGGAGTCTTTGGTTTGGATTGCAGGAGGAGTGGACAAAGGCAATGATTATTCAGTACTTTTTCCAGTAGTAGAAGATCAAGTGAAAGCCTTGATATGCTTGGGAGTTGACAATGAGAAATTGAAATCAGCTTTTGCAGGAAAAGTACAAAAGATAAAAGAAACAGAAGATATCGCTCAGGCAGTAGCTTGGGGTTTGGAATATGGTGAAAGGGGAGATGTCGTATTGCTGTCACCGGCATGTGCGAGTTTTGACCTTTTTAAAAATTACGAAGACAGAGGAGATCAGTTCAAATCTGCTGTGAAAGCATTAAAAAGTAAGCAATCATGA
- a CDS encoding FtsW/RodA/SpoVE family cell cycle protein yields the protein MNAAKKFVDENLKGDPIIWGIVIILSIISMLVVYSATGSLAYKYRGGNTESYIIKHGFLIFISFAVMWAVHKIPYKTFGLIGRMLLLASIPLLIFTYFFGSNINEANRWLTIPVIDQAFQPSDLAKLALIATLASLLARKQQNIRDFQRTFLPMMIAIGIVCGLIGMANMSTAVLLLATCLLLMFIGRVPMRFIVMVLLIGGLALTTSLLLGQRGGTFFSRIENFVSGDEIPYQAEQSYIAISTGGITGKGPGNSEQRNSLPHPYSDFIYAIIIEEYGLVGGATVLFLYLALLYRGMRIVASSTKPFGGLLSAGLSFALVLQAMVNMAVAVGLGPITGLPLPLLSMGGTSLIFTGFSLGIILSVSRGDHEDAVEPIVEGNNRPRKAFQPA from the coding sequence ATGAACGCAGCGAAGAAATTTGTAGATGAAAATTTGAAAGGCGACCCAATAATTTGGGGTATCGTTATCATTTTGTCTATTATCAGTATGCTGGTCGTGTATTCAGCGACAGGTTCTCTTGCGTACAAATACCGCGGTGGAAATACCGAAAGCTACATCATCAAACATGGCTTTTTGATTTTCATCAGTTTCGCAGTGATGTGGGCAGTGCATAAGATTCCTTATAAGACTTTCGGTCTTATTGGAAGAATGCTTTTGTTGGCCTCTATTCCCTTGTTGATTTTCACCTACTTCTTTGGCTCAAACATCAATGAAGCCAATAGATGGTTGACGATTCCTGTGATCGATCAGGCATTTCAGCCTTCAGATTTAGCAAAACTGGCTTTGATCGCTACGCTGGCAAGTTTGTTGGCAAGGAAGCAGCAAAATATCAGAGATTTCCAAAGAACATTCTTGCCAATGATGATTGCGATCGGCATAGTCTGCGGACTAATCGGGATGGCGAATATGTCTACAGCAGTATTGCTTTTGGCTACTTGCTTATTGCTGATGTTTATCGGTCGAGTTCCGATGAGATTTATTGTCATGGTGCTTTTGATAGGTGGTCTGGCATTGACGACTTCGCTTTTGCTGGGTCAGCGTGGAGGAACATTTTTCTCCAGAATAGAAAATTTTGTCTCTGGAGATGAAATCCCATATCAAGCAGAGCAATCCTACATCGCCATTTCAACAGGTGGAATCACTGGTAAAGGGCCGGGAAATTCTGAGCAAAGAAATTCACTTCCTCACCCGTATTCGGATTTCATCTATGCTATCATCATTGAAGAATATGGATTAGTAGGCGGAGCAACAGTATTGTTCCTCTACCTCGCCTTATTATATAGAGGAATGCGCATCGTCGCTTCTTCAACCAAACCTTTTGGAGGATTACTTTCTGCAGGTTTGAGTTTTGCCCTCGTCTTGCAAGCTATGGTCAATATGGCCGTTGCAGTTGGACTAGGGCCAATCACAGGTTTGCCACTTCCATTGCTCAGCATGGGAGGAACATCTTTGATTTTCACAGGATTTTCACTTGGAATTATTCTGAGTGTCAGTCGCGGAGATCATGAAGATGCGGTGGAACCAATTGTTGAAGGAAATAACAGGCCAAGAAAAGCATTTCAACCAGCTTAA